A stretch of Gossypium hirsutum isolate 1008001.06 chromosome A06, Gossypium_hirsutum_v2.1, whole genome shotgun sequence DNA encodes these proteins:
- the LOC107961958 gene encoding cysteine-rich receptor-like protein kinase 10 has product MEHSTNFRQTIHLLVFCYFLFGLNDLALADPPYSVCSNNTNNNSLNTSFQTSLQNLLGSLASNASVSRYYNISYGNETDKVYGQFMCLDYVSYDDCHDCISGAIQAIMNLCPNKTEAVVWEEVCQLRYSNVSFLGQLNVKDNIGKDNVINISEPVKFQALVENKLRNLTKQAAFNSSANKYATGDEPYTIDDTLYALVQCTLDLSPDKCNKCLEAAIKDVASQCYGSRGARLLSRSCYLRYELYAFYEGANETSASPKTQPTTRSGGSGRKIWVIIVLTIGSAFLVVVLMASFVYCGAMKKGTRKGKDEILRNHVQLHNSGDSENPDFQDFEGLDELKANDSYIDLATIHSATNNFSDSNMLGQGGFGPVYKGVLPDGKQVAVKRLSSFSEQGALEFTNEVLLILKLQHKNLVRLLGFCVDQQEQLLVYEFMPNSSLDVVLFDPKKRAQLNWSKRLNIINGIARGILYLHEDSRLRIIHRDLKASNVLLDFDMNPKISDFGMARIFAGADSEANTARIVGTYGYMAPEYAMEGLYSIKSDVFSFGVLLLEIITGRRNAGFNQTKHAQTLVAYAWHLWNEGNALELMDPLLADVLMDEFLRFIHIGLLCVQEDAFDRPTMSSVVVMLKGETVTLSQPQQPAFSMGRHTEHHQTFTRSCSTNGLSISSVAPR; this is encoded by the exons ATGGAACATTCAACTAATTTCAGACAAACCATTCATTTGCTCGTGTTTTGTTATTTTCTGTTTGGTCTTAATGATCTTGCTCTTGCTGATCCTCCCTATTCGGTTTGTTCAAAcaataccaataataattcattgAATACTTCATTTCAGACTAGTCTGCAAAATCTCCTCGGTTCACTGGCCTCAAACGCTTCAGTCTCCAGATACTACAATATCTCTTATGGAAATGAAACCGATAAAGTTTACGGTCAGTTCATGTGCCTCGACTATGTTTCATACGACGATTGCCATGACTGCATCTCAGGGGCAATACAGGCTATAATGAATCTTTGTCCGAACAAAACAGAAGCAGTCGTTTGGGAGGAAGTTTGTCAATTGCGTTACTCAAATGTTAGCTTCCTCGGTCAATTGAATGTCAAAGACAACATCGGCAAAGATAACGTAATTAATATCTCAGAACCAGTAAAGTTTCAAGCTCTTGTGGAGAACAAGCTGCGAAATCTTACCAAACAGGCAGCCTTTAACTCTTCGGCAAATAAGTATGCTACTGGTGATGAACCGTATACGATCGATGACACTTTGTATGCTCTGGTGCAGTGTACCTTAGACTTATCCCCTGATAAATGTAACAAATGCCTTGAAGCTGCCATAAAAGATGTTGCATCCCAGTGCTATGGTTCTCGTGGAGCAAGGTTACTTAGTCGCAGTTGCTATCTTAGGTATGAGTTATATGCATTTTATGAAGGTGCCAATGAAACCTCAGCTTCCCCGAAAACTCAACCCACGACAAGAAGTGGTGGAAGTGGAAGGAAAATATGGGTGATTATAGTTCTTACAATTGGATCAGCATTTTTGGTGGTAGTGCTAATGGCTTCCTTTGTATACTGTGGTGCAATGAAGAAAGGAACTCGAAAAG GGAAGGACGAAATCCTGAGAAATCATGTTCAACTACACAATAGTGGGGACTCTGAGAACCCAGATTTCCAGGATTTTGAAGGCTTAGATGAGTTAAAAGCAAATGATTCTTATATTGATTTGGCAACCATACACTCAGCTACTAATAACTTCTCTGATTCAAACATGCTGGGACAAGGTGGTTTTGGACCTGTTTACAAG GGTGTACTTCCTGATGGAAAGCAAGTGGCTGTCAAACGGCTTTCAAGCTTCTCTGAGCAAGGTGCCTTGGAGTTCACAAATGAAGTCCTACTGATATTGAAACTTCAACATAAAAACCTTGTCAGGCTTCTGGGTTTCTGTGTGGATCAGCAAGAACAGTTGCTTGTTTATGAATTTATGCCCAACAGCAGCCTTGATGTTGTCCTCTTTG ATCCAAAGAAACGTGCACAGCTCAATTGGAGCAAACGTTTAAACATTATTAATGGAATTGCAAGGGGAATTCTTTATCTACACGAGGATTCACGACTTAGGATCATACATAGGGACCTGAAGGCTAGTAACGTGTTGCTCGATTTTGACATGAACCCAAAAATCTCAGATTTTGGAATGGCAAGAATCTTTGCTGGAGCGGACAGTGAAGCTAATACAGCACGTATAGTCGGAACATA TGGATATATGGCTCCGGAGTACGCCATGGAGGGATTGTATTCGATCAAGTCTGATGTTTTCAGCTTTGGAGTACTCTTGCTTGAGATAATTACAGGCAGAAGGAATGCAGGGTTCAATCAAACGAAACATGCCCAAACCCTTGTTGCATAT GCATGGCATCTATGGAACGAAGGGAATGCTCTGGAATTGATGGATCCATTACTAGCTGATGTATTGATGGACGAATTTTTAAGATTCATTCATATCGGACTGTTGTGTGTCCAAGAAGATGCATTTGACAGGCCTACCATGTCCTCTGTTGTGGTAATGTTAAAAGGTGAAACTGTGACACTAAGCCAACCACAACAACCTGCCTTCTCCATGGGAAGACACACTGAGCACCATCAAACATTCACTAGAAGTTGCTCCACCAATGGTTTATCAATTTCAAGTGTTGCACCTAGATGA
- the LOC107961959 gene encoding thiamine thiazole synthase 2, chloroplastic, giving the protein MAAMATALTSLSSSPKPTFLDHNKSSFSGTPIPSRFTPIKSSSHNSAISMSLTPPYDLQSFKFQPIKESYVSREMTRRYMMDMITYADTDVIIVGAGSAGLSCAYEISKNPNIRVAIIEQSVSPGGGAWLGGQLFSAMVVRKPAHRFLDELGIQYDEQEDYVVIKHAALFTSTIMSKLLARPNVKLFNAVAAEDLIVKGNRVAGVVTNWALVSMNHDTQSCMDPNVMESKVVVSSCGHDGPFGATGVKRLKSIGMIDSVPGMKALDMNTAEDAIVRLTREIVPGMIVTGMEVAEIDGAPRMGPTFGAMMISGQKAAHLALKALGQPNAIDVTFSKAERVQPEFVLAAAETEETVDA; this is encoded by the exons ATGGCAGCCATGGCAACAGCTCTCACTTCACTGTCTTCAAGCCCCAAACCAACATTCCTAGACCACAACAAGTCATCCTTCAGCGGCACTCCAATTCCTTCTCGCTTCACTCCCATCAAGTCGTCCTCACACAACTCTGCCATTTCCATGTCCTTAACCCCTCCTTATGATTTACAATCCTTTAAATTCCAACCCATCAAAGAATCCTATGTTTCTCGTGAAATGACACGCCGTTACATGATGGACATGATTACCTATGCTGACACTGATGTTATCATCGTCGGCGCCGGTTCCGCTGGCCTCTCTTGTGCTTACGAGATTAGCAAAAACCCCAACATCCGTGTTGCCATAATCGAACAATCTGTTAGCCCTGGTGGAGGTGCATGGCTTGGTGGCCAACTATTTTCAGCCATGGTTGTTCGCAAACCAGCTCACAGGTTCCTCGACGAGCTCGGCATCCAATATGACGAACAAGAAGACTACGTTGTCATCAAGCATGCAGCTTTGTTCACATCAACAATCATGAGCAAGCTTTTAGCAAGGCCTAACGTGAAGTTGTTCAATGCTGTGGCTGCTGAGGATCTGATAGTCAAAGGAAACAGGGTTGCCGGTGTGGTAACGAACTGGGCTTTGGTATCAATGAACCACGACACACAATCCTGCATGGACCCGAACGTGATGGAGTCTAAGGTTGTGGTCAGTTCTTGTGGACATGATGGACCTTTTGGAGCCACTGGGGTCAAGAGATTGAAGAGCATTGGAATGATTGACAGCGTCCCTGGAATGAAGGCACTGGATATGAACACGGCAGAGGATGCAATCGTTAGGCTCACAAGGGAAATTGTGCCTGGCATGATTGTAACAGGAATGGAAGTTGCAGAGATTGATGGTGCCCCAAGAATG GGTCCAACATTTGGAGCAATGATGATATCAGGGCAGAAAGCAGCACACTTAGCCTTGAAGGCATTGGGGCAGCCCAACGCCATAGATGTGACCTTCAGCAAAGCTGAAAGGGTACAGCCTGAGTTTGTTCTAGCTGCTGCTGAAACAGAGGAGACTGTGGATGCttga
- the LOC107961957 gene encoding putative receptor-like protein kinase At4g00960 produces the protein MMMVDSFTKLFLVAVCLSTFSFGSLEDPTRWYYFCSNATTLTRNIVYAANVDQLFSYLSTNATEHDGFFNTTAGQEPNMVYGLFLCRGDARPEICRDCINLAAADVAKLCPNQSWAIIWYNKCMLRYSNRSIFSSMAERPNVSLSYRVDAMEPYRFNRLVATVMKDIATRAPNARSRTKKFATKEATFNAFQTLYSLAQCTPDISSEDCYRCLQDAIADLQFYFGGKQSGFAMYPSCTAQYQTSPFYSLNQTGLAKPPVSPQHPLLLPPPPPPPPGKRGISSQTVIKIVVSTVGFLVLSCFLCGVLGWKATKKLTARKTRNDGLKAKALQSLRFDLSIIEAATKNFAEVNKIGAGGFGSVYKGILTDGQEIAVKRLSTSSGQGADEFQTEVVLVAKLQHRNLVKLLGYCLERTERMLIYEFVPNKSLDHFIFDLEKQRQLVWPLRYKIIKGIARGLLYLHSDSRLKIIHRDLKAGNILLDKDMTPKISDFGMAKIVGENKSLQHTKRIAGTYGYMSPEYAVHGRFSEKSDVYSFGILMLEIVCGKRNTSFCHSAHAENLLTYVWRQWKNGTPIEVMDSALGDSYVSNEVARCIHIALLCVQQDPEARPPMAKVVLMLSSSSVTLPLPQRTAFYFGTITEGKPSIMNYKSDQSTSSALATVNETSLTELFPR, from the exons atgatgatggtTGATTCCTTCACCAAACTCTTTCTTGTAGCTGTGTGTCTTTCAACCTTTAGCTTCGGCAGTTTAGAGGATCCAACGCGATGGTACTACTTCTGTTCTAACGCAACCACTTTGACCAGAAACATCGTCTATGCCGCGAATGTCGATCAGCTCTTCTCTTATCTCTCAACCAACGCGACGGAGCACGACGGATTCTTCAACACCACCGCGGGACAGGAGCCTAACATGGTGTATGGTCTCTTTCTCTGCCGTGGGGATGCCCGTCCTGAAATATGCCGTGACTGCATCAACCTTGCTGCTGCCGATGTAGCTAAACTTTGTCCTAACCAAAGTTGGGCTATTATTTGGTATAACAAGTGCATGCTACGTTACTCGAACCGGTCCATCTTTTCTTCCATGGCTGAAAGACCTAATGTAAGTTTGTCGTACCGGGTAGACGCCATGGAACCATACCGCTTTAACCGGCTGGTTGCAACTGTGATGAAAGATATTGCAACTCGGGCTCCAAACGCTAGATCCAGGACTAAAAAGTTTGCTACGAAAGAGGCAACTTTTAATGCGTTCCAAACACTTTACAGCCTGGCACAGTGCACACCCGACATTTCCAGTGAGGATTGCTACAGATGCCTCCAGGACGCTATTGCAGACTTGCAATTCTATTTCGGTGGAAAACAATCAGGATTTGCTATGTACCCTAGCTGTACTGCACAGTATCAGACAAGCCCTTTCTATAGCCTAAACCAAACTGGATTAGCTAAGCCCCCGGTCTCGCCTCAACATCCTCTTCTACTCcctccacctccacctcctcCTCCAG GTAAAAGGGGGATATCATCACAGACAGTGATCAAAATTGTTGTTTCAACAGTTGGCTTTTTGGTTTTGTCCTGTTTCTTATGTGGTGTTCTTGGTTGGAAAGCAACCAAGAAACTAACTGCGCGAAAAACCAGAAATG ATGGACTCAAAGCCAAGGCTTTGCAATCTCTGAGATTTGATTTGAGTATAATTGAAGCTGCTACAAAAAACTTCGCTGAAGTTAACAAGATCGGTGCTGGTGGATTTGGCAGTGTATATAAG GGTATACTTACTGATGGACAAGAAATAGCTGTGAAGAGACTATCAACAAGCTCGGGTCAAGGTGCTGATGAGTTTCAGACTGAAGTTGTATTGGTAGCCAAACTTCAGCATCGGAATCTTGTGAAGCTATTAGGGTATTGCCTAGAAAGAACAGAGAGGATGCTTATCTATGAATTTGTGCCCAACAAAAGCCTTGATCACTTCATATTTG ATCTTGAAAAACAAAGACAGTTAGTTTGGCCCCTAcgatacaaaataattaaagggaTTGCTCGAGGGCTTTTATACCTTCACTCAGATTCGCGTCTCAAAATCATACACCGTGATCTTAAAGCTGGTAATATTCTATTAGACAAGGACATGACCCCAAAGATTTCTGATTTTGGTATGGCAAAGATAGTTGGGGAGAATAAAAGCCTACAACATACCAAGAGAATCGCCGGCACATA TGGTTACATGTCTCCAGAATATGCTGTGCATGGACGATTCTCTGAAAAGTCTGATGTATATAGTTTCGGTATTTTGATGCTGGAAATTGTATGTGGCAAAAGGAATACAAGTTTCTGTCACTCTGCACATGCCGAAAACCTTCTAACTTAC GTATGGAGACAATGGAAAAATGGGACACCAATAGAAGTGATGGATTCAGCCTTAGGAGATTCTTATGTAAGCAATGAAGTTGCAAGGTGCATTCACATCGCCTTGTTGTGCGTTCAACAAGATCCAGAAGCAAGGCCACCAATGGCGAAAGTTGTTCTCATGCTCAGCAGTTCCTCGGTTACTTTGCCATTACCTCAAAGAACAGCATTCTATTTTGGCACCATTACTGAAGGAAAGCCTTCGATTATGAATTATAAATCTGATCAATCAACAAGTAGTGCCTTGGCCACAGTTAACGAGACGTCCCTTACTGAACTATTCCCTCGTTAA
- the LOC107961960 gene encoding cysteine-rich receptor-like protein kinase 10: protein MASLYPTIVFLFLFMFLGITSHGKAAPTYTSHYCDNTTSFTPNSTYQANIKTLLSSLSSNTNSSKNGFYNTTAGRDPNLVFGTFLCRGDVSANLCKKCVETASNDIARRCVTEKLGVIWYDECTVRYSDQNIFSIIREVPGMDNSSSVSIRGDKDRFDQLLSDIMKSLVNRAAYDYQSGKRFATGEVNFTSSQTLYSLVQCTPDLTDALCFRCLQSAIAELPMCCDGKQGGRVLLPSCNIRYDMFPFFSRNGTATIGLPSPSSPNSTKQGKRKNSFPIIIAIVAPVVTSLVLLALGLLFMRKRASKKYNALPEKNAVENVIGLESLQFNLSTIQAAVNNFSSNNKIGEGGFGEVYKGKLCNGQEIAVKRLSKSSNQGTEEFKNELALLTKLQHRNLVRLLGFCLDGEEKLLVYEYVPKKSLDFFLFDPETQGNLEWSARYRIIEGICRGLLYLHEDSRLRIIHRDLKASNILLDEDMNAKISDFGMARIFGVDQTQTNTRRIVGTYGYMAPEYAMHGQFSMKSDVFSFGVLVLEIISGKKNSSFYESEGGEDLLSYCWKQWRDGSPLEMMDPKLRTNYCRNEVVKCIHVGLLCVQEDPAKRPLMTKVVLMLDSNSVSLPQPQKPVYFLSSRNESSPPGAKGLEEVSVNEVSITEIEPR, encoded by the exons ATGGCTTCCCTTTACCCCACCATagttttcttgtttcttttcatGTTCCTTGGCATTACCAGTCATGGCAAAGCAGCACCAACATACACCTCCCATTACTGTGATAATACCACTTCCTTCACGCCCAATAGCACCTACCAAGCCAATATCAAAACCCTTTTATCCTCTCTTTCTTCCAATACCAATAGCAGTAAAAATGGGTTTTACAATACAACCGCAGGGCGAGATCCCAACTTGGTCTTCGGTACCTTTCTTTGCCGGGGCGATGTATCTGCTAATCTCTGTAAAAAATGCGTGGAAACTGCCAGCAACGATATAGCTCGACGGTGTGTTACGGAAAAACTAGGTGTGATTTGGTACGATGAGTGTACTGTTCGGTACTCTGATCAAAACATTTTTTCCATCATCCGTGAAGTACCGGGAATGGATAATAGCAGTTCAGTAAGCATCCGGGGCGACAAAGATCGTTTTGATCAGTTATTATCGGACATAATGAAAAGCTTGGTGAACCGTGCTGCATATGATTATCAGTCGGGCAAAAGATTCGCAACTGGTGAAGTGAATTTTACCAGCTCTCAAACACTGTACAGTTTAGTGCAGTGCACGCCGGACTTAACTGATGCACTTTGCTTTAGATGCTTACAAAGTGCCATTGCCGAGCTTCCAATGTGTTGTGATGGGAAACAAGGTGGACGAGTTTTGCTTCCCAGCTGCAACATCAGATATGATATGTTTCCCTTCTTCAGTCGTAATGGCACAGCCACCATAGGGCTTCCTTCGCCTTCCTCACCTAACTCAACTAAACAAG GAAAAAGAAAGAACTCTTTTCCTATTATCATTGCCATCGTTGCTCCAGTAGTTACCTCTTTAGTGCTATTGGCTTTAGGCCTGCTTTTTATGAGAAAGAGGGCGAGCAAGAAGTACAATGCATTACCTGAAAAAAATG cTGTGGAGAACGTCATAGGTTTAGAATCCTTGCAATTTAATCTGAGCACAATTCAAGCCGCAGTGAACAATTTCTCTTCTAATAACAAAATAGGTGAAGGTGGATTTGGTGAGGTCTACAAG GGGAAACTATGTAATGGACAAGAAATAGCGGTGAAGAGGTTATCTAAGAGCTCTAACCAAGGAACAGAAGAATTCAAGAATGAGTTGGCACTGTTAACTAAGCTTCAACACAGGAATCTTGTGAGACTGCTGGGATTTTGCTTGGATGGTGAAGAAAAGCTACTGGTTTATGAATATGTGCCAAAGAAAAGCCTCGACTTTTTTCTATTTG ACCCTGAAACACAAGGGAATTTGGAGTGGTCAGCACGTTACAGAATTATTGAAGGGATCTGTAGAGGACTTCTTTATCTTCATGAAGATTCTCGGCTTAGGATCATCCACCGTGACCTCAAAGCTAGCAACATTTTGTTGGATGAGGATATGAATGCCAAAATTTCAGATTTTGGTATGGCTAGGATTTTCGGTGTTGATCAAACTCAAACAAACACTAGAAGAATCGTTGGGACATA TGGTTATATGGCTCCAGAGTATGCAATGCATGGACAGTTTTCAATGAAATCTGATGTTTTCAGCTTTGGGGTTTTAGTACTAGAAATTATAAGCGGCAAAAAGAATAGTTCGTTTTATGAATCAGAGGGCGGTGAAGACCTCCTAAGTTAT TGTTGGAAGCAATGGAGGGATGGAAGTCCCTTGGAAATGATGGATCCCAAATTAAGAACAAACTATTGTAGAAATGAAGTTGTTAAATGTATCCATGTAGGGTTATTATGTGTTCAAGAAGATCCAGCTAAAAGGCCTTTAATGACAAAGGTGGTTCTCATGCTCGACAGCAACTCGGTTTCGTTGCCGCAACCTCAGAAACCGGTATATTTCCTTAGTAGCAGAAATGAGTCGAGTCCTCCAGGAGCAAAGGGGCTTGAAGAAGTGTCTGTCAATGAAGTGTCGATAACTGAAATAGAGCCTCGATAG
- the LOC107961961 gene encoding cysteine-rich receptor-like protein kinase 25, translating to MLSLSSEAAVVFLYHDCNPNTTTYTRKSPYRRNLNILLSSFQSNSTRQSGFYNLTVGQAPPDIVYGLFLCRGDVTKEICRECVRTASGQILQRCPNQKTALVYYDECTIRYSNSSFFSEWEQEPVLELLNTGNVSQPERFVQLLGNTMNEIATRAAKGDQLGKKYATQEVNFTAFQTLYTLAQCTPDLSVSDCQTCLKTAITYLPNCCPGKQGGRVVFASCNVRYELYPFYRFTAQQLPPPPPPKPVLHSPPALESKGKNKNSSTTIIAIVLPVVVSVVIFAGGLICILTRKSKKYDAVEQENGNEITTMESLQFDFSTIEAATNRFSVDNKLGEGGFGPVYKGKLPNGQQIAVKRLAVSSSQGLEEYKNEVALLAKLQHRNLVRLLGFCLEGAEKLLVYEFVPNKSLNYFLFDLEKQGELTWTKRYMIIGGIARGILYLHEDSRLKIIHRDLKISNILLDKDMNPKISDFGMARILGVDQSKATTNRVVGTYGYMPLEYAMHGHFSIKSDVYSFGVIILEIITGKKSSNFQQSDEDEDLLSHVWKHWNNGTPLELLDPSLGNSYSRIEVIRCIHIGLLCVQEDPSQRPTMENRVLMLNSYTITLVAPQRPSTFLIPTTDSNFTANELVSYQSDPSKSIPWSVNQVSISDMDPR from the exons ATGCTGAGTCTGAGCAGTGAAGCAGCAGTTGTTTTCTTATATCATGACTGCAATCCAAATACGACTACTTACACTCGGAAAAGCCCATATCGTCGAAACCTCAATATCCTCCTTTCCTCTTTTCAATCCAACTCTACTCGCCAAAGTGGATTCTACAACCTCACCGTCGGCCAAGCCCCTCCCGATATTGTTTACGGTCTCTTCCTCTGCCGTGGTGATGTCACCAAAGAAATCTGTCGAGAATGTGTTAGAACCGCTTCTGGCCAAATACTTCAACGTTGCCCCAACCAGAAAACAGCTTTAGTTTACTACGACGAGTGCACCATACGTTACTCCAATAGTTCCTTCTTCTCTGAATGGGAACAGGAACCTGTTTTGGAACTGCTGAATACGGGGAATGTTTCGCAGCCAGAGCGGTTCGTGCAGTTGCTTGGAAACACGATGAATGAGATAGCCACAAGGGCTGCTAAGGGTGACCAGTTGGGGAAAAAGTATGCCACTCAAGAAGTCAATTTCACCGCTTTCCAAACACTCTACACGCTTGCTCAGTGCACACCCGATTTATCTGTGTCCGATTGTCAAACCTGCTTAAAAACAGCTATTACTTATCTCCCAAATTGTTGCCCAGGTAAACAAGGGGGCAGAGTTGTATTTGCGAGCTGTAATGTCAGATATGAATTGTACCCTTTTTACCGATTCACAGCGCAACAACTGCCACCGCCACCACCACCGAAACCAGTTCTTCATTCCCCTCCAGCACTGGAATCTAAAG GGAAAAACAAGAACTCATCAACAACTATAATCGCCATTGTTCTACCCGTTGTTGTCTCTGTGGTGATATTTGCAGGGGGATTGATCTGTATTCTTACTAGGAAATCCAAGAAGTACGATGCTGTGGAACAAGAAAATG GAAATGAAATTACGACAATGGAGTCCTTGCAATTCGATTTCAGCACAATTGAAGCTGCAACAAACAGGTTTTCGGTTGATAACAAGTTGGGAGAAGGTGGATTTGGACCGGTTTACAAG GGCAAACTTCCTAATGGACAACAAATAGCTGTGAAAAGGTTAGCAGTGAGCTCCAGCCAAGGTCTGGAGGAATATAAGAATGAGGTTGCATTGTTAGCCAAGCTTCAACATCGAAACCTTGTGAGGCTATTGGGATTTTGCTTGGAAGGAGCTGAAAAATTACTGGTCTACGAATTTGTCCCCAACAAGAGCCTGAACTATTTTCTATTTG ATCTTGAAAAACAAGGAGAACTAACTTGGACAAAGAGATACATGATAATTGGAGGAATAGCTCGAGGGATTCTTTATCTTCACGAGGATTCTAGACTTAAAATCATACATCGTGATCTCAAAATTAGCAACATTTTACTCGACAAAGATATGAATCCCAAAATTTCAGATTTTGGCATGGCAAGAATTCTTGGAGTTGATCAATCTAAGGCCACCACAAATAGAGTCGTTGGAACATa TGGTTATATGCCTCTAGAATATGCTATGCATGGACATTTTTCTATCAAATCCGATGTTTACAGTTTCGGAGTCATAATTTTAGAGATTATTACCGGAAAAAAAAGCAGTAATTTCCAACAATCAGATGAAGATGAGGACCTCTTAAGCCAT GTATGGAAACACTGGAATAATGGAACACCATTGGAGTTGTTAGATCCAAGTTTGGGAAATTCGTACTCTAGAATTGAAGTGATTCGATGCATCCACATCGGTTTGCTATGCGTTCAGGAAGATCCAAGCCAGAGACCAACAATGGAAAATAGAGTTCTCATGCTTAATAGCTACACTATTACTCTTGTAGCACCTCAACGTCCATCAACTTTCCTTATCCCTACCACTGACTCCAATTTTACAGCAAATGAACTGGTATCGTATCAATCCGATCCAAGCAAGTCAATTCCATGGTCTGTAAATCAAGTTTCCATTTCTGATATGGATCCTCGATAG